The following is a genomic window from Opitutus sp. GAS368.
ACTGAATCTCTGGATTCCTCGGCGCTTTTCGGCGCGAGCGACAAGTTTTAGGTCAGACACTGGCGAACACTCCGACCCACCATGGCTTGGCCCACGATCAATTTCGACACATTGGAGAAACCGCGCCCGCGCCCCGTCTCCCCCGCGCCGGCTTTCCGGGTCCGGCCCGACAGCCAATCTGAACAGGCGCGCCGGGTCAGCGAGAAACTGGACAAGCTTGTCAGTTCCCTCACGGCGAAGGCCACGAAGACCAAAGTCGCCCCGAAGCTCCGGGTCAGGAAGGACAAGACGATTTCCTACGAGGCCTACCTCAGGCGCAAGCAGCTGTGCTTGCGTGCCCTTGCCGGGCTCGCCTTGGCGGGCCTGTCCGCCGTGCTCATTTCCGGGCTGTCCGCTTCCTGGAGCTGGAGTGCCGAAGGCCGGGCCAGGCGTCTCGCCATGGTCCAGTATGAATCTCGCACGCTCACCGGCAAGATCACCGAAATGGACCAGCAGGTCGAGGCCCTGAACCGGCGGGCCGAGGTGCAGGCCAACTACATTGCGGAATTGAGGTCGTCCCCGGCCTTTCATGACTTCACGGTGGATGAAGCGAAGGCGACGGCAATCAGCGCCGATCTGGAGCGCTTGACCAGGGAAGAAGCGAAGCTCCAGAGGAAGCTCCACCAGCTCGGTAAGGAAGTGGTGTCCTTGCAGGTACAGTGATCCATCCGACCGGGCTGATGAACCAGAACGAAACAAAAATTCCGCGTGCTGTCCGCCGCCGCCAGAACGGCATGACCATTCTGGAAGTGATGATCGCCTCCGTCCTGTTGGTGCTGGTCATCGGCTCGAGCATCAGCGCCCTGTCGGCCGGCCTGGCCTATGTCCGCCACGCCCGCATGACGACACTGGCGGGGCAGATCACGCAGTCGGTCATGGAGAACCTCCGGCTCAACAATTACGCCAACATCACGACCTATGCGGGGCGGGCCCAGCCGGTGGCCCTCAACAGTTTCATCTCGGCCGATAACTTCTCCAGCAACATGACCACGGGCTTGACGGTGAACGGAGCCTTCACGATTCTCGTGGCCTCCGGTTCCGGCACGCTGGGCGAGTCGCAGGTTGTCATCACGATCACCTGGCCGGAGAACGGCGTCACCTACACGCGCAAGACCATGTCCATCTTCACGGAGAAGGGACTTTCCGACTACATCTATGCCGGCTGGAGCAAACTCTGACCGCCAGGGCCGCCCGCGGGGCGGTTTCACCCTGGTTGAGGTGATGATCGCCGTCACCCTCTGCGCGCTGCTCACCCTGGCCGGGCTCACCTCGTTCATCTTGACGCTCCAGGGCGAACGCTCGCTGGCGAATTACAGCGAGATGAACGAGAAGGCCCGCAAGATGCTGGAGCAGGTGGGACGGGACCTGCGCTCCGCCGGGGACGTGCCCGCCGGCGGCTACTCCAGCACGTCCCTGCAGATCCTGATCCCCTCGGACACCACCGGGACCAATTGGCAGACCGTGACCTGGGCTTACAACGCCAATGCCGGGACGTTCACGCGCACGGTCGCGGGCGGCCCGGCCGTGACCTACGCGACCAACGTCACGACCTTCAATTTCAAATATTACAACAACAACGGGGTCGCGCCCTCCAGCGACGTCGACCTGAAGCAGGTGCAGTTGTCCATGAGCATGCAGCGCTACCTGACGACATCGAACGCCGCGTCCAATTCCGAGTATGTCATCTCCGCCCAATTCACGCTTCGCAGCAAATCCACGACCGTCTGAGCGCGGGTCGGCGATCCTTGCCGTCCTGCTCTTTGCCTCCATTCTCGCGGTGCTGGCGGCGTATTTCCTGACCCATGCCAACACGGAGGCCAGGCTCGCCACGCGCTCGTTCTACCAGAGCACCGCCATGAATCTGGCGGAAGCCGGCATCGATCTGGCCATGCTCGATATCAACAATGCCAACGTCGGGGTTGCCACCGGTTACAGCGCCGCCCCCGACAACGCTGCCTCCTGGGTCAAGCGCGTCAACGGGACGGGCCAGGCGGCCTACCAATTCGGCCAGGGCACCGGGAATATCTACATCCGCATAGACGGATGGACCGCCAACACCCTGAGCGTGGTGACGGTCACCGTGGCCGGCCTGGTGACATTCCCCAATCCCCAGCAGGCGCCGATTGCCAAGCAGATCTACGTGCAGGTGGTCAAACGGGCCACACAGGCTGCGGCCATCCTCTCCAAGGGGGCGATCAATTTCAACGGCAACGTCTCCATCGACGCCTACAGTTCGCTGACGGGAGTGCCCAACGCGTCAACCAACCGCACCGACAAGGCCGTGGTGGCCTCGAATTCCACGACTGTGAGCCCAAACATCGGCAATGCCACCGTCTATGGCTATTTGGAGACGGGCGGGGCGGCACCGATCATCGGGAGCAGCGGCAGTGTCACCGGAGCC
Proteins encoded in this region:
- a CDS encoding prepilin-type N-terminal cleavage/methylation domain-containing protein; this translates as MNQNETKIPRAVRRRQNGMTILEVMIASVLLVLVIGSSISALSAGLAYVRHARMTTLAGQITQSVMENLRLNNYANITTYAGRAQPVALNSFISADNFSSNMTTGLTVNGAFTILVASGSGTLGESQVVITITWPENGVTYTRKTMSIFTEKGLSDYIYAGWSKL
- a CDS encoding prepilin-type N-terminal cleavage/methylation domain-containing protein — its product is MPAGANSDRQGRPRGGFTLVEVMIAVTLCALLTLAGLTSFILTLQGERSLANYSEMNEKARKMLEQVGRDLRSAGDVPAGGYSSTSLQILIPSDTTGTNWQTVTWAYNANAGTFTRTVAGGPAVTYATNVTTFNFKYYNNNGVAPSSDVDLKQVQLSMSMQRYLTTSNAASNSEYVISAQFTLRSKSTTV